One window of Pocillopora verrucosa isolate sample1 chromosome 9, ASM3666991v2, whole genome shotgun sequence genomic DNA carries:
- the LOC131782300 gene encoding bromodomain-containing protein DDB_G0270170, giving the protein MEHVHEESIQTSPRLSSKYSEIPLDHRSRGEDGMRVRSRLNGYAHHQDIISQDSNPEDEDKQGDEAANNYTSSSNDDDDRGDGDDDNVDDYDVIRNSEGSSENKDDDVGNNDDNGESCGENCEIEYPNDHESSNNYDDEDNFASNNGVSAKSCTIQSTLCPKEDETFVGSAETNESLGEELNANMRFDSQYSIDEDTGNSSAENNDGSLASSNGISSYNESSCKNYNTRSDKEKDKDLKKTNSFEVGNNAEPSAERDGEATSRGARPKTVQQNSELFNALDTHYQNGKIPSLETTGINPNFLARHSTDTSLPQSSFSESYDMPVRNKNSNDWTQHSLTRNSSSSPFWSLPRSPAPERSRLILKNAYSKAVSPRYRDPMPVNYQPVTLMTGQFCGASGFSRGVDSFNWNENLPRKKHQMSFSSFEDFSIGNETQTASPSLGVRPLAPAVRHPVVTTPNFPTTTWQFSSSTTSASVAPVTSTYDVLRSHGQEHVGDFNSYRPSYGDSQENGGLNASEIVHSKTREGSSRNHGLFNYQQEDSFALVSLRDPTLVSLEQQVAEIDRVLKEREERTKRQREATQRHRDTRERRQREARERKEREEREMREQEERERREREQREMREREEREMREREERENRERMERELEERRERETTVREYRTVEESLPLQETPQWQCEHYQRRCSVKFPCCGVFYPCHRCHNLSGTCPADDRKAHHATHVKCGNCGREEEVNEGSQICRRCGVKLSEYFCPKCKHFTGVDKNPFHCEKCEICRIYKDRSFHCDVCNVCLDKRLEGKHKCRPNSGHDECCICLEDAFSGCQILPCSHKVHRECAIAMIQNGVRNCPICRHPLYGQLQQ; this is encoded by the exons ATGGAACATGTACACGAAGAATCGATCCAGACTAGCCCCCGACTGAGCTCGAAATACTCGGAAATACCCTTGGATCATCGTAGTAGAGGGGAGGACGGCATGAGAGTCCGTTCTCGTCTTAACGGGTACGCACATCACCAAGATATCATTAGCCAAGACAGTAACCCTGAAGACGAAGACAAACAGGGAGACGAAGCAGCCAATAATTACACGAGCAGTTCTAATGACGATGACGATCGTGGTGATGGTGACGATGATAATGTTGATGATTATGATGTCATAAGAAATAGCGAAGGAAGTAGTGAGAACAAAGATGATGACGTAGGTAATAACGATGACAATGGTGAGAGCTGTGGTGAAAACTGTGAAATTGAATATCCTAATGATCATGAAAGTAGCAATAATTACGATGATGAAGATAACTTTGCCAGCAACAATGGCGTTTCTGCTAAAAGTTGCACAATTCAATCCACGTTATGTCCAAAAGAAGACGAAACATTTGTGGGGTCAGCCGAAACTAATGAGTCTTTGGGTGAAGAATTAAACGCCAACATGCGATTTGACTCACAGTACAGCATTGATGAAGACACGGGCAACTCTAGTGCTGAGAACAATGATGGAAGCCTAGCCAGTAGCAATGGTATCAGCAGCTATAATGAAAGTTCTTGTAAAAATTATAACACCAGAAGTGACAAGGAGAAAGAtaaagacctgaaaaaaactAACAGCTTTGAAGTAGGAAACAATGCTGAGCCGTCAGCGGAAAGAGATGGTGAAGCTACAAGTCGAGGAGCAAGACCAAAGACTGTGCAACAGAATTCAGAGCTGTTCAATGCGCTTGACACACATTACCAGAATGGGAAGATACCATCCTTGGAGACAACTGGTATTAATCCAAACTTTCTCGCCCGACACTCAACAGATACGAGTCTTCCACAAAGCTCGTTTTCAGAAAGTTATGACATGCCAGTTAGAAACAAGAATTCCAACGATTGGACTCAACACTCTCTAACCAGAAATAGCAGCTCCTCCCCATTCTGGAGCCTTCCCCGTTCACCAGCTCCGGAAAGAAGCAGGTTGATACTAAAGAATGCATATTCCAAGGCGGTGAGTCCACGGTACCGAGATCCGATGCCAGTGAATTACCAGCCTGTGACATTAATGACGGGGCAGTTCTGCGGTGCCAGTGGCTTCAGCCGAGGCGTTGATTCGTTTAACTGGAATGAAAATCTGccaagaaaaaaacatcagatgagcttttcaagttttgaagACTTTTCTATAGGAAATGAGACTCAGACAGCATCACCTTCTCTAGGAGTCAGACCATTGGCGCCCGCTGTGAGACATCCAGTCGTTACTACACCAAATTTTCCTACTACCACTTGGCAATTCTCTTCAAGCACGACTTCAGCAAGTGTAGCCCCAGTTACTTCCACTTATGATGTGTTAAGAAGTCATGGACAAGAACATGTAGGGGATTTCAACAGTTACAGACCCTCCTATGGAGACAGCCAAGAAAATGGTGGTTTGAATGCATCAGAAATAGTTCATTCAAAGACACGAGAAGGAAGTTCGCGGAACCATGGCCTATTCAATTATCAACAGGAAGATTCATTTGCTTTAGTATCGCTCAGGGACCCTACACTGGTTTCTCTAGAACAACAAGTGGCTGAAATCGATAGAGTTCTTAAAGAGCGAGAAGAAAGAACCAAAAGGCAGAGAGAGGCGACACAAAGACATCGGGATACAAGAGAACGGAGGCAAAGGGAGGCgagagaaaggaaagagagagaagaaagggaaatgagAGAACAAGAGGAGAGAGAAAGGAGGGAGAGGGAACAGAGAGAAAtgagagaaagagaagagagagaaatgagagaaagggaagaaagagaaaatagaGAGAGAATGGAAAGAGAATTGGAAGAGCGAAGAGAAAGGGAAACAACAGTAAGAGAATACAGAACCGTAGAGGAGAGCCTTCCACTTCAGGAGACTCCGCAATGGCAGTGTGAGCATTACCAGAGGAGATGTAGTGTCAAGTTTCCATGTTGCGGAGTGTTTTATCCGTGCCACCGCTGTCACAACTTATCGGGGACATGCCCTGCTGATGATAGAAAGGCACATCATGCGACGCATGTCAAGTGCGGAAATTGTGGACGGGAAGAAGAG GTAAATGAAGGAAGTCAAATCTGCAGACGCTGTGGCGTAAAATTGTCAGAATATTTCTGCCCAAAGTGTAAGCATTTTACAGGAGTTGACAAGAACCCTTTCCACTGTGAGAAGTGCGAAATCTGCCG CATTTATAAGGACAGATCATTTCACTGCGACGTGTGCAATGTTTGCTTGGACAAGCGACTGGAGGGAAAACACAAATGTCGGCCGAACTCAGGACATGACGAGTGTTGCATCTGCTTGGAG GATGCGTTCAGCGGTTGTCAAATCTTACCATGCTCTCACAAGGTTCACAGGGAGTGTGCCATTGCAATGATACAGAATGGCGT ACGTAATTGCCCAATATGCCGGCACCCTTTGTATGGTCAACTCCAGCAGTAA
- the LOC131782302 gene encoding uncharacterized protein isoform X2, with protein sequence METRDQQNNTEHVHEEPIQSSPRLSSKLPLDHCSTGEDGTRVHSHLNGYAHHQDNVSQDSNSDNEDKHGHEAANNYTSSSNVDDDRGGGDDDNTDDYDVISNNEESSENKDGDVVNDDDNDENCDENCEIEYLNNHESSNNYDDEENFASINGVCAESCNIQAPLCPKEDETFVESDETDESLTEELNASLLCNSQYSIGEDTGNSSAENNDGSVASSSSNNDSSCENSNTRSDKKKTKDLQKPSSYKVGNNSELSGKRDSEATSQGARPKILAKNPVFFNAFETNYHDGKIPSLETTGINQTFLARHSTDPSLPQSSFAETYDMPPSNKNSNDSTQHSISSNSSSSSLWNLHRSPAPERSGLMLENAYFRGLSSWYRDPMPVNYQPLTPMTGQIPGASGFSRDVDSFNWDENLPSNKHQTGLSSLEDFSIGNETQTASPLLGVGPLAPAVRYPAVTAPNFPTTIWQFSSSTTSGSVVPVTSTYDVFSSHGQERVGDFNRYRPSQGDTQDNSGLTSSEMVHSERREESLRSHGPFNYQQEGSCASVSLRDPSLVSLEQQVAEIDRVLKEREERTKKQREAAQRRKDTREKRQREARERKQREETERREQEERERREREEREMREREERETREREERENRERIERELEERRETETRVREDRTTEESLSLQETPQWQCEHYQRRCSVKFPCCGVFYSCHRCHNLSGTCPTDDKKAHHATHVKCGNCGHEEEINEGSHTCRRCGIKKSEYFCPKCKHFTGVDKNPFHCEKCEICRIYKDRSFHCDVCNVCLDKRLEGKHKCRPNSGHDECCICLEDAFSGCQILPCSHKVHRECAIAMVQNGV encoded by the exons ATGGAAACTAGAGATCAGCAAAACAACACGGAACATGTGCACGAGGAACCGATTCAGTCTAGCCCCCGACTGAGCTCGAAATTACCCTTGGATCATTGCAGTACTGGGGAGGACGGCACGAGAGTCCATTCTCATCTTAACGGATACGCACATCACCAAGACAACGTTAGCCAAGACAGTAACTCTGATAACGAAGACAAACATGGACATGAGGCAGCTAATAATTACACGAGCAGTTCTAATGTCGATGACGATCGTGGTGGTGGTGACGATGATAATACTGATGATTATGATGTCATTAGCAACAACGAAGAAAGCAGTGAGAACAAAGACGGTGACGTAGTTAATGACGATGACAATGATGAGAACTGTGATGAAAACTGTGAAATTGAATATCTTAATAATCATGAAAGTAGCAATAATTACGATGATGAAGAAAACTTTGCCAGCATCAATGGTGTTTGTGCTGAGAGTTGCAACATTCAAGCCCCTCTATGCCCAAAAGAAGACGAAACTTTTGTGGAGTCAGATGAAACCGATGAGTCTCTAACTGAAGAATTAAACGCCAGCTTGCTATGTAACTCACAGTACAGCATTGGTGAAGACACAGGCAACTCTAGTGCTGAGAACAATGATGGAAGCGTGGCCAGTAGTAGTAGCAATAATGACAGTTCTTGTGAAAATTCCAACACCAGAagtgacaagaagaaaactAAAGACCTGCAAAAACCTAGCAGCTATAAAGTAGGAAATAATAGCGAGCTTTCAGGGAAAAGAGATAGTGAAGCAACAAGTCAAGGAGCAAGACCAAAGATTCTTGCGAAGAATCCAGTGTTTTTTAACGCATTTGAAACAAACTACCATGATGGGAAGATACCATCCTTGGAGACAACTGGTATTAATCAAACCTTTCTCGCCCGGCACTCAACAGATCCGAGTCTTCCACAGAGCTCGTTTGCAGAAACTTATGACATGCCACCTAGCAACAAGAATTCAAACGATTCGACTCAACACTCTATAAGCAGTAATAGCAGTTCCTCCTCACTTTGGAACCTTCACCGTTCGCCGGCTCCAGAAAGAAGCGGGTTGATGCTAGAGAATGCATATTTCAGGGGGTTGAGTTCATGGTATAGAGATCCAATGCCAGTGAATTACCAACCTCTAACACCAATGACGGGGCAGATCCCCGGCGCCAGTGGCTTCAGCCGAGACGTTGACTCGTTTAACTGGGATGAAAACCTGCCAAGTAACAAACATCAAACAGGCCTTTCAAGTTTGGAAGACTTTTCTATAGGAAATGAGACTCAGACAGCATCACCTTTACTTGGGGTCGGACCATTGGCGCCCGCTGTGAGATATCCAGCCGTTACCGCACCAAATTTTCCTACCACCATTTGGCAGTTCTCTTCAAGCACGACTTCAGGAAGTGTAGTCCCAGTTACTTCTACTTATGATGTGTTTAGCAGTCATGGACAAGAACGCGTAGGGGACTTCAACAGGTACAGGCCCTCCCAAGGAGATACCCAAGATAATAGTGGTTTGACTTCATCAGAAATGGTTCATTCAGAGAGGCGAGAGGAAAGCTTGAGGAGCCATGGCCCTTTCAATTATCAACAGGAGGGTTCTTGTGCTTCAGTATCGCTCAGGGACCCTTCACTGGTTTCTCTAGAACAACAAGTGGCTGAAATCGATAGAGTTCTTAAAGAGCGAGAAGAGAGGACCAAAAAGCAGAGAGAGGCAGCACAAAGACGTAAGGATACAAgagaaaaaaggcaaagagaaGCGAGAGAAAGGAAACAGAGAGAAGAGACGGAAAGGAGAGAACAAGAAGAGAGAGAAAGGAGGGAAAGGGAAGAGAGAGAAAtgagagaaagagaagagagagaaacgagagagagagaggaacgAGAAAATAGAGAGAGAATTGAAAGAGAATTGGAAGAGCGAAGAGAAACGGAAACAAGAGTGAGAGAAGACAGAACCACAGAAGAGAGCCTTTCACTTCAGGAGACTCCACAATGGCAGTGTGAACATTACCAGCGGAGATGTAGTGTCAAGTTTCCATGTTGCGGAGTGTTTTATTCGTGCCACCGCTGTCACAATTTATCGGGGACATGCCCTACTGATGATAAGAAGGCACATCATGCGACGCATGTCAAGTGCGGAAATTGTGGACACGAAGAAGAG ATAAATGAAGGTAGTCACACCTGTAGACGCTGTGGAATAAAAAAATCCGAATATTTCTGCCCAAAGTGTAAGCATTTTACAGGAGTTGATAAGAACCCCTTTCACTGCGAGAAGTGTGAAATCTGCCG CATTTACAAGGACAGATCATTTCACTGCGACGTGTGCAATGTTTGCTTGGATAAGCGACTGGAGGGAAAACACAAATGTCGGCCGAACTCAGGACATGACGAGTGTTGCATCTGCTTGGAG GACGCATTTAGCGGTTGTCAGATCCTGCCATGCTCACACAAGGTTCACAGGGAGTGTGCCATTGCAATGGTACAGAATGGCGTGTAA
- the LOC131782302 gene encoding uncharacterized protein isoform X1, which yields METRDQQNNTEHVHEEPIQSSPRLSSKLPLDHCSTGEDGTRVHSHLNGYAHHQDNVSQDSNSDNEDKHGHEAANNYTSSSNVDDDRGGGDDDNTDDYDVISNNEESSENKDGDVVNDDDNDENCDENCEIEYLNNHESSNNYDDEENFASINGVCAESCNIQAPLCPKEDETFVESDETDESLTEELNASLLCNSQYSIGEDTGNSSAENNDGSVASSSSNNDSSCENSNTRSDKKKTKDLQKPSSYKVGNNSELSGKRDSEATSQGARPKILAKNPVFFNAFETNYHDGKIPSLETTGINQTFLARHSTDPSLPQSSFAETYDMPPSNKNSNDSTQHSISSNSSSSSLWNLHRSPAPERSGLMLENAYFRGLSSWYRDPMPVNYQPLTPMTGQIPGASGFSRDVDSFNWDENLPSNKHQTGLSSLEDFSIGNETQTASPLLGVGPLAPAVRYPAVTAPNFPTTIWQFSSSTTSGSVVPVTSTYDVFSSHGQERVGDFNRYRPSQGDTQDNSGLTSSEMVHSERREESLRSHGPFNYQQEGSCASVSLRDPSLVSLEQQVAEIDRVLKEREERTKKQREAAQRRKDTREKRQREARERKQREETERREQEERERREREEREMREREERETREREERENRERIERELEERRETETRVREDRTTEESLSLQETPQWQCEHYQRRCSVKFPCCGVFYSCHRCHNLSGTCPTDDKKAHHATHVKCGNCGHEEEINEGSHTCRRCGIKKSEYFCPKCKHFTGVDKNPFHCEKCEICRIYKDRSFHCDVCNVCLDKRLEGKHKCRPNSGHDECCICLEDAFSGCQILPCSHKVHRECAIAMVQNGVRNCPICRHPLYGQLQQ from the exons ATGGAAACTAGAGATCAGCAAAACAACACGGAACATGTGCACGAGGAACCGATTCAGTCTAGCCCCCGACTGAGCTCGAAATTACCCTTGGATCATTGCAGTACTGGGGAGGACGGCACGAGAGTCCATTCTCATCTTAACGGATACGCACATCACCAAGACAACGTTAGCCAAGACAGTAACTCTGATAACGAAGACAAACATGGACATGAGGCAGCTAATAATTACACGAGCAGTTCTAATGTCGATGACGATCGTGGTGGTGGTGACGATGATAATACTGATGATTATGATGTCATTAGCAACAACGAAGAAAGCAGTGAGAACAAAGACGGTGACGTAGTTAATGACGATGACAATGATGAGAACTGTGATGAAAACTGTGAAATTGAATATCTTAATAATCATGAAAGTAGCAATAATTACGATGATGAAGAAAACTTTGCCAGCATCAATGGTGTTTGTGCTGAGAGTTGCAACATTCAAGCCCCTCTATGCCCAAAAGAAGACGAAACTTTTGTGGAGTCAGATGAAACCGATGAGTCTCTAACTGAAGAATTAAACGCCAGCTTGCTATGTAACTCACAGTACAGCATTGGTGAAGACACAGGCAACTCTAGTGCTGAGAACAATGATGGAAGCGTGGCCAGTAGTAGTAGCAATAATGACAGTTCTTGTGAAAATTCCAACACCAGAagtgacaagaagaaaactAAAGACCTGCAAAAACCTAGCAGCTATAAAGTAGGAAATAATAGCGAGCTTTCAGGGAAAAGAGATAGTGAAGCAACAAGTCAAGGAGCAAGACCAAAGATTCTTGCGAAGAATCCAGTGTTTTTTAACGCATTTGAAACAAACTACCATGATGGGAAGATACCATCCTTGGAGACAACTGGTATTAATCAAACCTTTCTCGCCCGGCACTCAACAGATCCGAGTCTTCCACAGAGCTCGTTTGCAGAAACTTATGACATGCCACCTAGCAACAAGAATTCAAACGATTCGACTCAACACTCTATAAGCAGTAATAGCAGTTCCTCCTCACTTTGGAACCTTCACCGTTCGCCGGCTCCAGAAAGAAGCGGGTTGATGCTAGAGAATGCATATTTCAGGGGGTTGAGTTCATGGTATAGAGATCCAATGCCAGTGAATTACCAACCTCTAACACCAATGACGGGGCAGATCCCCGGCGCCAGTGGCTTCAGCCGAGACGTTGACTCGTTTAACTGGGATGAAAACCTGCCAAGTAACAAACATCAAACAGGCCTTTCAAGTTTGGAAGACTTTTCTATAGGAAATGAGACTCAGACAGCATCACCTTTACTTGGGGTCGGACCATTGGCGCCCGCTGTGAGATATCCAGCCGTTACCGCACCAAATTTTCCTACCACCATTTGGCAGTTCTCTTCAAGCACGACTTCAGGAAGTGTAGTCCCAGTTACTTCTACTTATGATGTGTTTAGCAGTCATGGACAAGAACGCGTAGGGGACTTCAACAGGTACAGGCCCTCCCAAGGAGATACCCAAGATAATAGTGGTTTGACTTCATCAGAAATGGTTCATTCAGAGAGGCGAGAGGAAAGCTTGAGGAGCCATGGCCCTTTCAATTATCAACAGGAGGGTTCTTGTGCTTCAGTATCGCTCAGGGACCCTTCACTGGTTTCTCTAGAACAACAAGTGGCTGAAATCGATAGAGTTCTTAAAGAGCGAGAAGAGAGGACCAAAAAGCAGAGAGAGGCAGCACAAAGACGTAAGGATACAAgagaaaaaaggcaaagagaaGCGAGAGAAAGGAAACAGAGAGAAGAGACGGAAAGGAGAGAACAAGAAGAGAGAGAAAGGAGGGAAAGGGAAGAGAGAGAAAtgagagaaagagaagagagagaaacgagagagagagaggaacgAGAAAATAGAGAGAGAATTGAAAGAGAATTGGAAGAGCGAAGAGAAACGGAAACAAGAGTGAGAGAAGACAGAACCACAGAAGAGAGCCTTTCACTTCAGGAGACTCCACAATGGCAGTGTGAACATTACCAGCGGAGATGTAGTGTCAAGTTTCCATGTTGCGGAGTGTTTTATTCGTGCCACCGCTGTCACAATTTATCGGGGACATGCCCTACTGATGATAAGAAGGCACATCATGCGACGCATGTCAAGTGCGGAAATTGTGGACACGAAGAAGAG ATAAATGAAGGTAGTCACACCTGTAGACGCTGTGGAATAAAAAAATCCGAATATTTCTGCCCAAAGTGTAAGCATTTTACAGGAGTTGATAAGAACCCCTTTCACTGCGAGAAGTGTGAAATCTGCCG CATTTACAAGGACAGATCATTTCACTGCGACGTGTGCAATGTTTGCTTGGATAAGCGACTGGAGGGAAAACACAAATGTCGGCCGAACTCAGGACATGACGAGTGTTGCATCTGCTTGGAG GACGCATTTAGCGGTTGTCAGATCCTGCCATGCTCACACAAGGTTCACAGGGAGTGTGCCATTGCAATGGTACAGAATGGCGT ACGTAACTGCCCAATATGCCGCCACCCATTGTATGGTCAGCTCCAGCAGTAA